One Saccharopolyspora erythraea NRRL 2338 genomic region harbors:
- a CDS encoding ribonucleotide-diphosphate reductase subunit beta has translation MSIDSATAPNASSGLGEIDRDGGRVDVAEKAMINSRADVNQLLPLKYGWAWEKYLAGCNNHWMPTEVSMQADIALWKSRDGLTDDERMMLKRNLGFFATAESLVANNIVLAVYRHITNPECRQYLLRQAFEEAVHTHTFQYICESLGLDEGELFNMYREIPSISDKDAWALRYTQNLENPDFEIGTPEADQAFLRDLVAFYVIFEGMWFYTGFAQILSLGRRNKMVGIAEQYQYILRDESIHLNFGIDCINQIKIENPHLWTPEFQEEVRTMLTEACELEVAYGRDTMPRGILGLNAGLCEEYMRFITNRRCAQLGLEPVFPETANPFPWMSEAMDLKKEKNFFETRVIEYQSGGALDWD, from the coding sequence ATGAGCATTGATTCCGCGACCGCGCCGAACGCGTCATCCGGTCTCGGTGAGATCGACCGCGACGGCGGACGTGTGGACGTCGCCGAGAAGGCGATGATCAACTCGCGTGCCGACGTCAACCAGCTGCTGCCGCTGAAGTACGGCTGGGCGTGGGAGAAGTACCTCGCCGGCTGCAACAACCACTGGATGCCCACCGAGGTGTCGATGCAGGCCGACATCGCGCTCTGGAAGTCCCGCGACGGCCTCACCGACGACGAGCGGATGATGCTCAAGCGCAACCTCGGTTTCTTCGCCACCGCCGAGTCGCTGGTGGCCAACAACATCGTCCTGGCGGTGTACCGGCACATCACCAACCCCGAGTGCCGGCAGTACCTGCTGCGCCAGGCGTTCGAGGAGGCCGTGCACACCCACACCTTCCAGTACATCTGCGAAAGCCTCGGCCTGGACGAGGGCGAGCTGTTCAACATGTACCGGGAGATCCCGTCGATCTCCGACAAGGACGCCTGGGCCCTGCGCTACACGCAGAACCTGGAGAACCCGGACTTCGAGATCGGTACCCCCGAGGCCGACCAGGCTTTCCTGCGCGACCTGGTTGCCTTCTACGTGATCTTCGAAGGCATGTGGTTCTACACCGGGTTCGCCCAGATCCTGTCGCTGGGCAGGCGCAACAAGATGGTCGGCATCGCCGAGCAGTACCAGTACATCCTGCGCGACGAGTCGATCCACCTGAACTTCGGCATCGACTGCATCAACCAGATCAAGATCGAGAACCCGCACCTGTGGACGCCGGAGTTCCAGGAGGAAGTCCGCACGATGCTCACCGAGGCCTGCGAGCTCGAGGTGGCCTACGGCCGCGACACGATGCCGCGCGGCATCCTCGGCCTCAACGCCGGCCTCTGCGAGGAGTACATGCGGTTCATCACCAACCGCCGATGCGCCCAGCTCGGCCTGGAACCGGTGTTCCCCGAAACCGCGAATCCCTTCCCGTGGATGTCGGAGGCCATGGACCTGAAGAAGGAGAAGAACTTCTTCGAGACCAGGGTCATCGAGTACCAGTCCGGCGGCGCCCTCGACTGGGACTGA
- a CDS encoding zinc-ribbon domain-containing protein: MANLLLHCRNCNQVCATTLNKGVTKFTLFFIPLFPVHIKHALTCTWCGATAQVPWAEADELVKQAQPQQAGPTPHAPAHPQAHGHASAPGYTGAPGYPSAPGTPRQPPIAPPPHQQ, translated from the coding sequence GTGGCGAACCTGCTCCTGCACTGCCGCAACTGCAACCAGGTGTGCGCGACCACGCTGAACAAGGGCGTCACCAAGTTCACCCTCTTCTTCATCCCCCTGTTCCCCGTCCACATCAAGCACGCGCTGACGTGCACCTGGTGCGGCGCCACCGCGCAGGTGCCGTGGGCCGAGGCCGACGAGCTGGTCAAGCAGGCCCAGCCGCAGCAGGCAGGACCGACTCCCCACGCCCCCGCCCACCCGCAGGCCCATGGACACGCGTCCGCGCCCGGGTACACGGGCGCACCTGGCTACCCGTCAGCTCCGGGAACCCCACGGCAGCCCCCGATCGCTCCGCCTCCGCACCAGCAGTAG
- the ilvD gene encoding dihydroxy-acid dehydratase has product MSTSTDGTGQSGRGLKPRSGDVTEGIERAAARGMLRAVGMQDADFAKPQIGVASSWNEITPCNLSLQRLAQASKEGVHAAGGFPMEFGTISVSDGISMGHVGMHYSLVSREVIADSVETVMEAERLDGSVLLAGCDKSLPGMLMAAARLDVAAVFVYAGSILPGRVDDREVTIIDAFEAVGACARGLISEAEVDRIERAICPGEGACGGMYTANTMACAAEAMGMSLPGSASPPSVDRRRDAGAREAGRAVVGMIERGLTARQILTKEAFENAIAVVMAFGGSTNAVLHLLAIAREAEVDLTLDDFNRIGDRVPHLADVKPFGRHVMTAVDRIGGVPVVMKALLDAGLLHGDCMTVTGKTVAENLAELDPPELDGEVLHKLSNPLHPTGGLTILRGSLAPEGAVVKSAGFDSATFEGTARVFDGEQGAMDAVEDGSLKAGDVVVIRYEGPRGGPGMREMLAVTGAIKGAGLGKDVLLLTDGRFSGGTTGLCIGHVAPEATDGGPIAFVRDGDPIRLDLAGRTLDLLVDEAELARRKEGWVPREPKFRQGVLGKYARLVRSAAVGAVCS; this is encoded by the coding sequence GTGAGCACCAGCACTGATGGCACAGGACAGTCGGGGCGTGGTCTGAAGCCCCGCAGCGGTGACGTGACCGAGGGGATCGAACGTGCTGCGGCGCGGGGGATGCTCCGGGCGGTCGGGATGCAGGACGCCGACTTCGCGAAGCCCCAGATCGGGGTGGCGTCCTCGTGGAACGAGATCACGCCGTGCAACCTGTCGTTGCAGCGGCTCGCGCAGGCGAGCAAGGAAGGTGTGCACGCGGCCGGCGGCTTCCCGATGGAGTTCGGGACGATCTCGGTCTCGGACGGGATCTCGATGGGTCACGTCGGCATGCACTACTCGCTCGTGTCCCGCGAGGTCATCGCCGACTCCGTCGAGACGGTGATGGAGGCGGAGCGGCTCGACGGGTCCGTGCTGCTCGCCGGCTGCGACAAGAGCCTGCCGGGCATGCTGATGGCCGCGGCGCGCCTGGACGTCGCGGCGGTCTTCGTCTACGCCGGGTCGATCCTCCCCGGGCGGGTCGACGACCGCGAGGTCACCATCATCGACGCGTTCGAGGCGGTGGGCGCCTGCGCCCGCGGCCTGATCAGCGAGGCCGAGGTCGACCGCATCGAACGCGCCATCTGCCCGGGAGAGGGCGCGTGCGGCGGCATGTACACCGCGAACACCATGGCCTGCGCGGCAGAGGCGATGGGCATGTCGCTGCCGGGATCGGCGAGCCCGCCGTCGGTAGACCGGCGGCGCGACGCCGGAGCCCGGGAGGCCGGGCGCGCGGTGGTCGGGATGATCGAGCGCGGACTGACCGCGCGGCAGATCCTGACCAAGGAGGCGTTCGAGAACGCCATCGCCGTTGTGATGGCGTTCGGTGGCTCCACCAATGCCGTGCTGCACCTGTTGGCGATCGCGCGGGAAGCCGAGGTCGACCTGACGCTCGACGACTTCAACCGCATCGGTGACCGCGTCCCGCACCTCGCCGACGTCAAGCCCTTCGGTCGGCACGTGATGACCGCGGTGGACCGGATCGGTGGCGTGCCGGTCGTGATGAAGGCCCTGCTCGACGCCGGGTTGCTGCACGGCGACTGCATGACGGTCACCGGGAAGACGGTGGCCGAGAACCTCGCCGAGCTGGATCCGCCGGAGCTCGACGGTGAGGTCCTGCACAAGCTGTCGAACCCGCTGCACCCGACCGGCGGGCTGACGATTCTGCGCGGATCGCTCGCCCCGGAAGGTGCGGTGGTCAAGAGCGCCGGGTTCGACTCCGCCACTTTCGAAGGCACGGCGCGGGTTTTCGACGGCGAGCAGGGTGCGATGGACGCCGTCGAAGACGGCTCGTTGAAGGCCGGCGACGTGGTGGTGATCCGGTACGAAGGGCCGCGCGGTGGTCCGGGTATGCGCGAGATGCTCGCGGTCACCGGTGCCATCAAGGGCGCGGGCCTGGGCAAGGACGTCCTGCTGCTGACGGACGGCCGTTTCTCCGGCGGTACCACGGGGCTGTGCATCGGTCACGTGGCTCCCGAGGCGACCGACGGCGGGCCGATCGCGTTCGTGCGCGACGGGGACCCGATCCGGCTCGACCTGGCGGGCCGGACGCTCGACCTGCTGGTGGACGAAGCCGAACTCGCGCGCCGGAAGGAAGGCTGGGTGCCGCGGGAGCCGAAGTTCCGGCAGGGCGTGCTCGGGAAGTACGCGCGGCTGGTCCGGTCGGCGGCGGTGGGCGCGGTCTGCTCCTGA